Proteins from a genomic interval of Rosa chinensis cultivar Old Blush chromosome 2, RchiOBHm-V2, whole genome shotgun sequence:
- the LOC112190879 gene encoding PLAT domain-containing protein 3, whose product MAFNINSLLLFLSLSLLLTLAFSDDPDCVYTVYVRTGSIIKGGTDSNINVRLYDGYGYGIEIRNLEAWGGLMGSDYDYFERGNLDIFSGRGPCLTAPICALNLTSDGAGSGHGWYVNYVEVTSTGAHIPCHQQLFTIEQWLATDTAPYELTAIRNYCNNNDAVDEKIRSGSSGLVSSV is encoded by the exons ATGGCGTTCAACATCAACagtctcctcctcttcctctccctctccctcttgCTCACTCTCGCTTTCTCTGAC GACCCCGATTGCGTTTACACGGTTTACGTTAGGACCGGGTCGATCATCAAGGGTGGGACGGACTCCAACATCAACGTGAGACTCTACGACGGCTACGGATACGGGATCGAGATCCGAAACCTCGAAGCCTGGGGAGGGTTGATGGGATCCGACTACGACTACTTTGAGAGGGGCAATCTTGACATTTTCAGCGGCCGCGGACCCTGCCTCACCGCCCCTATCTGCGCTCTCAACCTCACCTCCGATGGCGCCGGCTCCGGCCACGGCTGGTACGTCAACTACGTCGAGGTGACGTCCACCGGGGCCCATATACCTTGCCACCAGCAGCTGTTCACGATCGAGCAGTGGCTCGCCACCGATACGGCCCCGTACGAGCTTACCGCGATCAGGAACTACTGCAACAATAACGACGCCGTGGATGAGAAGATCCGGTCCGGCTCGAGTGGTTTGGTTTCATCTGTTTAG